In the genome of Longimicrobium sp., the window CATCCCTGCAAGAAACGGAACGAGGGGCGCCGCAACTCGCGGCGCCCCTCCGGACTTGTGGCGATCAGTCGACCACGTAGTACTCGTAGTCCTCTTCGCCCTTCCAGTAACGCACCATCAGGTACGCGCAGACGGTCCCGTCCGGCGTCAGCCAGCGCTCCACCTCTCCGATCCCGCCTCGGTTGTTGAGGGTCAAGTCCCTCACCGCCCTGCGCCGGGAGATCGCGACCGCATAGTCGGTTTCGGAAACTTGGCGGCCCTCGCGATCCGGTAGCTCCACCATAGGCGATTCACAGGCGTGTAAGGCGCCGCAAACCGTGTCCCGATCAGACCAGGTTCATCGCCTTCGGCTGCTCGCCGGAGTAGTCGTAGAAGCCCTTGCCCGACTTGCGGCCGAAGTAGCCCATGGAAACCATGCGCTTCAGCAGCGGCGGGCTGGCGTAGCGCTTCTCCTTGTACTCCTCGAACATGATGCCGCCGATCTTGTCGAGCGTGTCCAACCCCACGAAGTCGCTGAGCACGAACGGCCCCATCGGGTAGCCGGTGCCCAACTGCATCCCCTTGTCGATGTCGGTGATGCTCGCCACGCCCTGCTCCAGCGCGCGGATGGCGTCCATCATGTACGGCACCAGCAGCAGGTTCACCACGAAGCCCGAGTTGTCCTTGCAGACGATGGGCTCCTTGCCCAGCGAGCGGGCGAACGCGAACGCCGTGTCGAACACGGCGGGGTCGGTGGCGATGGTCTTCACCACCTCCACCAGCTTCATCACCGGCACGGGGTTGAAGAAGTGAAGCCCCACCATCCGCTCCGGCCGCTTGGTCGCTGCCGCCATGTCGGCGATGGTGAGCGACGAGGTGTTGCTGGCGAAGATGGTGTCGGGCCCGCAAACCGCGTCCAGCGTGCGCCACATCTCGTTCTTCACCGCCAGGTCCTCGACCACGGCCTCGATGATGATGTCGCAGTCCTTCAGGTCTTCCAGGCTCGTCGTCCCGCGCAGCCGGCCGACGATGGCGTCGCGGTCCTCGGCGGAAAGCTTGCCCTTGTCCACCGACTTGCCCAACTGCTTGCCGATGCCGCCGATCCCGCGCTGGCATACATCATCAGACACCTCGCGCACGATCGTCTCGTACCCCGCCGCGGCCGCCACCTGCGCGATGCCGCTGCCCATCAGCCCGCACCCCAGCACGCCGACCCGCTTGATCTCCGCCATTCGGATCTCTCCCTCAGGATGAACTCGAAAGTGTTTCGTTGGATGCAAGGGCGCCGGAGCACCCGTGTTCACTCTACCTGCGCCCGCCCGGACCGCTTGGGCCAATGCGGATGCCGAACCCCGGCGGGCCGATGGTGATCCCGCCCCCGCCGTCACCACCGCCGCCGCGTCCGGGCACCTTCAGCTCGCCGTGCTCCAGCCGGTCCAGGAACGACTCCAGCTTTTCCTGCGTAGACCGGCGCACCACGCCGAAAATGCCCCGCATGCCGGCGATGATCCCCGCCGCGATCGGCAGGCCCACGAGCGCGAGCGGATCGGGGATGGTAGTGGCGACGGCGAACACGGCGGCGCTAATGCCCGCGCCGCCGCCGACGCTCGCCCCGATGATCGCCGTAACACCCCGCTCCGAGGTCACGTCCACCGACAGCTCCACCAACGCCGTGTCGGCATCGATCGCCGAAACGGCCACGTCCAGCTGCTGAAGCTCCAGCATCTTGTGCTTGGAGCCGAACTTCTGCGCCGCGCGTCCGAAGGTGGCGCCCACGCCGGTGGCGCGCACGTAGCGCGTGCGGTCGGGAAAGCGCCGCTGCACCACCATGTACTCGCAGGCCAGCAGGTACTCCTCCAGCAGCAGCCCCACCTGCGCGGGGGGACGGCGGACGGTCCGCGCCGCACGCACCACGCCGGGGCCCATCACCCGCGCCAGCGCACCCTTCTCCTCCGGCGCCCGCCCGCGCACGTCGACGATGGCGCGCCGCACCGTCACCGCGTCCAGCCCCAGCTCCTGCCCAATGCGCAGCACCTCGCCCTCGGAAATCCCCTCGTCGGGCGCGCCGGTCGCGGACTGGATCTCCACGGCGCGGCGGATCACCGCCTCCAGCTCGCTGCTGGAAAGGCGGCGCGCGGGAAGGTTGCTCCCGCCCGGAGGCCCGCTGGTGGAAGTCATAACAGAAGTGCCAAGTACTCAGTACCAAGTGCCAGGAGACTGACACGGAAACGTGGGGCGCGCACCACTTGGCACTTGGTACTAATCACTTGGTATCTTGGTTTCAATCCGCCGCGATGGCCTGCTCGCCCGCGGCGGGAAAGGCCTCCACCACCAGGGCGATCCCCTGGCCGCCGCCGATGCAGGCCGTGCCCAGCCCGAAGCGCTTGCCCTGCCGCCGCAGCTCGTGAAGCAGGTGCACGGTGATGCGCGCGCCGCTCATGCCCAGCGGGTGGCTCATGGCGATGGCGCCGCCGGACACGTTCGTCCGCTCGCGGTCCAGCCCCAGCTCCTTTTCCACCGCGCAGTACTGCGACGCGAAGGCCTCGTTCACTTCCACAAGGTCCATCTGGCCGACGTCCATCTCCGCCCGCTTCAGCGCCACCCGCGACGCAGGCGCCGGCCCAATGCCCATGTGCTTGGGCTCCACCCCCGCGATGCCCCACGACACCAGCCGGCCGATGGGGCTCAACCCGTTGCGCCGCGCGTACGCCTCGCTGGCGATCATCACCGCCGCGCCGCCGTCGCCGATGCCCGACGCGTTGCCGGCCGTCACCGTGCCGCCCTCCTTGAAGTACGGCTTCAGCTTGCCCAGCGACTCCATCGTGGTGTCGGGCCGCATGTGCTCGTCGCACTGGAACAGCGTCTCACCCTTGCGGCTCTTCAGGGTGAT includes:
- a CDS encoding 3-hydroxybutyryl-CoA dehydrogenase, giving the protein MAEIKRVGVLGCGLMGSGIAQVAAAAGYETIVREVSDDVCQRGIGGIGKQLGKSVDKGKLSAEDRDAIVGRLRGTTSLEDLKDCDIIIEAVVEDLAVKNEMWRTLDAVCGPDTIFASNTSSLTIADMAAATKRPERMVGLHFFNPVPVMKLVEVVKTIATDPAVFDTAFAFARSLGKEPIVCKDNSGFVVNLLLVPYMMDAIRALEQGVASITDIDKGMQLGTGYPMGPFVLSDFVGLDTLDKIGGIMFEEYKEKRYASPPLLKRMVSMGYFGRKSGKGFYDYSGEQPKAMNLV